AAAAACTGTTGGGAGTCAACAGGCACCGTGTCGAAAGTTATGAAAGAATACAATGATCATGGCAAAACAACATCTGCTAGAAACAGCATCTGCatctgtaaaagaaaataagaaaaccgTATTAGGTGAcatgttaaaagaaaatcatattaagTGTAAAACACTTCCTGTTGTAAGAGTTTTCCATTATTTTGCACAACCCCTGTACATTTTCAGTAGTCGTCAGCGACAAAGAGCTACTGAGGCGATCACATAGTCATCCAAAGTATTTTGATTGAATTCATATATCTGGAtttattatctcttaaatattttgaatcagatGTTTCCTTTCGCCCTTTTTTTATAACACATAAAGCATTTTCCTTTATTCAAAGGACTTtggttttatcaaagaaatttgacaTGCTGATTTCTTCTAACTATTGCTTTTGATTTCTCACTGACTTTTTAAAACCTGGCTATTAAATCAGTTTACATTGACATAGATTTTAGACGCTCTCATAAGGATTTTCATCTAGGTTTCGCACGACTTATTCAGAGAAAGGCTCATGGACCagaatatcatataaataatgcataaataatttttattgatcctctaaaatatatccattatttatatttcatttcatattatgcTGAACATGTTAGTACAGACACCGCATTTATACTTTGCCTGAATATGATTTTTCTTACGTAAAACGTTTTATGGAAAATTGAAAGAATTgtcataatacttttttaaagatattcttaataTGATAGTCTTGACACTTAaagtataaaatagaaataaaaatataaaagtaaagttaACGAGTCCGTAAGAGCATTGCAttggtacatatatatattttcttttcctttcttgttTTTAATACTGCTTTTAGGTATCCTTAGCTTAGATGCCAATCTAGGGCTCTTGGGTAAAGGATCCTCTAAGAAGTCTGAAGCCCTCCCTCGGTGCAGGCCAATCGACGGACCAATTTTCTCTAGGAATCCAGCCGTTGCCATCTTTATAAGAGTCTTCATTGGAGAAGTAATTAACTCGAAGTTACTGCTCTCACTTTTCGATCTCAGCAGCTCGACACCAGAGGAGTACAGCGACTTTTTATACaagtaagaaataattatgaTCATTGGAATAAAAATCTGGAGAGAATTTACAATAGTAGTATAGAGTGCTAGATCCCCATACTGCTcttatacatttaaattcatattacacTTCAAATTTAGTCATCCATTGTCAGagcatgataattttataaataaaactttaaaaatctgtATAATCGGAGGTAGAGAAAAGAGGTAAAATTGGGAACAGTTTAATGTCCAATGAATTTTTTGGGCCGAGTTGGCTCggtggtaagttctcggcttcggaaccggagggtttcaggttcgtaacCAGATTTCACCGAAGATTCGTTGTGTAAGggggcctggtgcacgttaaattcgacCGGAgcgaacgtcctcccgctggtgtggagaaagggggtgccagctcaggtgtcattctcgtcatctgactacagttcaaaattacgaggttcctcccaaaatagccccagcaTTGCTTTAGAGCGGAacattaatctaactaaactaaactaatgaaattttattaataaattttaaaatagaaaccctttttttattcaaatctttttttctattaaacattttgcaaaaaatgatGCTATTAATCACTTTTCAATCTCTCAGCATTTcgcaaaatttagtaaaaatgttgtgGACAGTTTTTCCATCCATATGAAAAGTAGGAATAGCGGTTCATGGTTTTGCTATGctggataaaatataaattttgaatagaaacttaattgaaaaagacggaaattttaaaaattcttagagGAATCTGATAGATCTAATTAATCACCAATGATAatcaatatgaatattatatgtaTGTATGAGTCTTTACGtgtatttttgacattttacagGCTGTTGATCTACGGTTGccaatttttacatataaattttcgAGGATGGAAATATGCACTcgcatcgattttttttttcaaaaaaattaatcaattaaaaattaaagcgaATGTTAAACTTTTTCTCTTATAATATCCTAAAATCTTAATGCATAGAAATACATTttgcaacatttcaaaatttatgtttttaatgatatcaatttaatagtggTGCAAACTTTTCCtaaattgtaatgattttaaaagatttctaaagAAAGCTTAATTTCcgacaatagattacattgttgacttgaaattcaaatttttttcattgtttcatcaaaaatttaatcgcatgatttgaAAACTagagaagaaaaattctgtttaattattgTGTAGTTTTTGAAAGCCAGAgacaaaagattctgtttaatatttttaaaatatataagacaaATAAGAAAGTGAGTACTGCGTAGAATGAATATCGAAGACAATGAGTCAGTACATTTACGATTTAATAGCtctatgacgtcatgggactgGTTTCCACCAAGAAGGATAAGGTACACAATGAACAAAACATatgtaagaaaattgaaatatcataattttaatatctggCAATTTAgcagaatcatggacatgaattTTTATCTAAGGGGTTTAGCTGAAATTAAATGCAGCGAATATTCCTAGTGAACTTGCTTATTGTCTAAGTTggctgatgaaaaataaaatgcgattCTATTTTTTCTTGCTTCGAATTCGAAGCATACGTAAggaatatatagatataaaaatatatatattcaactttGAGTGTTTGTCTCATCTCCACGCTTCCGATCTCCATGAGTCCGAAAAACATGTATTTTGGATTATACCAGTCTATTTGGGACCAATCTACTAAATGTTATGAAttagaagaaatttggtatattatctttACAAAAAACGAATGATGATGGTTTTGCCTTAATAGTGGGATTAAGCTCAATAATAGTATATGGCTAAATCATCATATGAGTGAGGTTAAGCCCGCTTGTTACAAATGGCTGAAACATCCTATATATGGTGTTAACTACATATGGCTGGTTAATATTTCAGCTATATGTAGATTAAGAACATGTAACAAAGCCTTAATTTAATCTTTCGtcgattttgatttgtttttaatttttaatagtgattaaataatgtcaaatcaaattgtatttaaacaaatatctagaaattttatacgctttgaaaagcatatttaaaacctgtcaagataataatttcaatacgcagaataaaaatctatagtctagacactaatcaaattttcagccaaatctaAAGAGGAATTGGACAAATTCGGTTGGATTCtacttttagaaaatgtatacGCGATAAcacaaagacgcaatgacttaaatatatcaaatttggtatgtggttttctgactacaagtgtaattttgtgccaaatttttgtttcagcaGGTTCAGAAAAACGtgtacaaattcgatttttggatgctattaaccacACGCCctagattaatcgccaaataaacgCTAAAGataacacgataaattcagtaaaaatcatgctaaaagttaatatttcctaattattgtaCATCAGTGCTACCTAAAacattctctgggataatacctttattagtgtaagcgagaaagttttggaaagacaaCTCCCATTGATCAATGTTAAATGTTAGTGTATACCAGTACTAAACTAAATGCTAGTACTAATAGGGCATATTTTGCTAAATGAGGCTAATGAGATCTAGGTATTACATAAAatcttaaatctttaattaatgtaaaatataaatcaaactgTATTTTAccaaatatcaagaaattttttacGTCTTGAAAAAAGAGATTTATAGCATATTAAGACATTAATTTGTCAAACTATCTGTCTTTGTCTCCCATTTGCTTCGTTGAAAATATTGGTTGTGCATATGTGTTATCCCAAAAGAGTCAAATCCCATGATATCATAGAGCTGTTAGAAATAAACTGTACGGTTTAAATTTTGCAAtactgtaatttcactttcttattcttttgtatattatgtatatattaaacagagaccatctttctttctttcatctcccaacaactgaaaaaaaaatcgcgtttaaatatttgatgaaattaaaaataatctatttgagGTATTTATTTCCATGTTTCAAAGTATATCTGTGCAGAATTTTGTAGGTTAAAATAAGTAGGTTAAACAGTCTCCCGTAGTATGCTATCATGGAAACAGACAGAAACACATACACGTTCTACTTTATTATCAGCAGAGATTAACACTgatgattttgtaaaataattttattgtaaaatatttgaatatttcgcTTTCGAATGTTTCGCAGATGTAGTTTGTGCTTCAATTCAAAAAGGAATTCTGAAATCtaattagtataatttatatttataagccCAATACGGTATAATTGCGCCTTGTGTGATagtataagaaatatattgtgtatgcagaatatttttcacgttatttgtttataataactgttagcatttaaatattgttattaattctattaaaggTGATGTctaagttgaaattttatggctTTTTCTTGCTAAATGTAAAACTAACGATTTTTGTTGGTACCTTTAAAGACATCATTTCTTTTGGTCATCCAAGAAAAGGAATTTTGAGGAATTCGGGGGCAGTTGGCACCCTTTTAGCGAGCTTGGCGAAAAACCACACCCTTTTCTCAAATCTTCATCTTCATTTAAACCATATTGTATGAATTAATGCCGTGTTTACACTCGGCTAGTTATAAAACGGTCAAAAGGCAGCGCATGAGTAGAAAAAGACTGATTTATGTTTGATACGATTCAGGCATTctatgcttggctataaattgccgttttggcgtccctgaataTTCTTTCACtgagtattatattaaaatgatggagatttacacaaagaaacatggtataataaaaaaaaggtcaacttaaatttggaaaactatcgAAAAGACAGGACATATAAACTGAAAAACATAGACACACACACAAcctcagaaaaaaatgaagagcaaaaaatgtcggaattaatctactCTAAAAAACTTGCACAACTCTTTCAActctaaaaaaaacaaataaaaaacctCGCCAAATTCTaaaaacgcatgcgcagtaagaaaaaaaaaatacaaaacagtgGCGTGTTGTCATGTCGGTACAATTACTTGCCATCAAACGAATAGCATTTTTAAGCCTTTGTACGTATACGCTGCCTACTGGTCGTCTTATAACTGGAAGATTGTAAATTCgagctggcgtcctggcatagggtaaCGCATCTTCTCCGTGatatgggcgtcccgggttcgaatcccggttcaggaatggttgttcttcatctgtgttctatctgtgaggtgtgtgaatgtgcccccctgtagaaaggagttgtgcaagtgaatgtgtgtgtttcatcttcatatgagttagaaggCAGACTTCTGCCCTAGGGTGCTCATagttctttaccctcagaaggtattgcaccccctttccgtggtaacgcggacatgacatgacatcatcatcatcataagtGTAAATCCGAGATAACAGGCAAATTCATTTACAGGTACAACTTAGATCTTTATACTCGCCAAGGTTACAAGGAAGCAGATGCAATTGCAGAGTTTTCAACTCGAGCCATTAgacaatattttgatgttttatccGTGGCATTAGTAGTGAGAGTTAAAGCCAGCACAGTCGCTAATTTCCTCTTTGTTGAAGGACTTCTAACAACACGCACCGCCGAGAGATTGGCTTTGAAGTATGCTGATATCATTAAGAAGAGTGCCAAGACCAAGATGACTGCAGACGACACCTCTAAGTTTCAGATTATAGCAGACACTTTCTTCGAATTTATACTTTCAGTGGATATAAATGCAAGGATAACGTCTCCAATTGCCACTTACTACTATGGGAATGCGTGGTTTTTCTATGCTGTACACAGAGAATTAATCGGAATTTTGTGAAAAAACTATTCtatgtaacaaatattttcaatggaaatataaaatgtaatcaaaacggattatgaatcattaaatctttattaatttgcaatctcagttataatttctttatattacattttcataaattatcatatttttcatcaaatatgcaTTCAGATAAAAGATGAACTAATCTATTTCAGCATCATTTACAATAGTTTCAAATAACTGATGAAggaaacaatgaattattttattttcccagtggaattgtataaattaatgaagaaattattaaaaatcattaaacaattaatattttatcgttACTGTAAGAAgagctttcatttttttccacacacttttattctatttattattcgtaggtatgaagtttttttttttttttttttttttttttactttcttgtatcgaatgcatacaaacaaaaaatatcgcAATTGGCAAATAATTCGGTCtcaaaattgtaactaatttccaCATTTCAAATTTCCCTGAATCTCAAATGCACATACGTAATGTATTACATTTGAATGTTTATAATTACgcatattcaaaaacaattttatatagcagatgaaatttaatatgttgtcTTTACATTCAATCTGTAATTTCCaatcgaattttaaaagaaatcttctcACAGGATGTCTGTCTATCCGActttacaaatacaaattaacacgattaaaaaaagttaaaaaaagggaagatatatacatgcataaaatttagtgcacatatttaacatccaAAGCgcagataaaaatcaaatttgatacaaattccAACAAGAAGTTTATCGTCAGCCGATCTGTATTTTTCCAAAAACATGTAAAAACATTAATTCGAAAATGCAATAtctaaaatacatgaaatttggtacttgaTTTTGTGATTAGAGTTGTGGCTctgtgtttaattttgttttcaatcgacCGATAACAAGGTATCCAAGATACACATTCTGAGTTCTGGCTGTTGTGTATTAACATATCCAGTGgttaaattgccaaaaaattcgccaaatatCATAACCTAAATAGgctttttcgtaactattatcGCCAATGGCacatgattaataataaattacatttaagtgAGAGTATGATCTGGTACCTGGTTTCATCCTTGCAAAAACTTAgaatttttatctctaaaattccTTCAAAGTAACAACCTTTTTACATATATGCTCATTCTAACCTTTGTTtagtaattaatttctaattcactAAAAATAGGACATATTTACAGTCAGAAAAAACGCTATAAACGAAATAAACcgctattttgaaaaaacaacataaaaactactaaaaaattacaaagtctaaATTCTTATACACGCTTCCAGTTTTGTTTGGAATATTTAGTGCAATATTCTtcacagtttaatattttaaataaataggtgCAATCCTTCTTAGACTATAACAGAACTAATCATGAGATTTAAATATCACTGTTCgaaaatatttagagataatCTCAATAATTATATTCAGAAGGATCGACCAATCGGCCGGAGACATTTATACGGGAAGGCCATTCATTGTGTTAAATAGTGAAATTCGATGTTTCATAATTTAGTCTCTTTTAGTCACGAgatagtgttttttttaactaatagaGATGAATACTAATTACTAGTGGAGAGGAATACTAATTACTAGTGGTGATGAATACCAATTGCAGTGGAGAGAAATACTAATTACTAATGGAGATGAATACTAATTGCAGTGGTGAGGAATACCAATTACTAATGGACATGAATACTAATTGCTAGTGGAGAGGAACATTAATTATTAGTGGTGATGTATACTAAATACTAGTGGTGAAGAATAATAATTGCTAGTGGTGATGAATACTAATTACTAGTGGTGGTGAATAGTAATTACTAATGgagaaaaatactaattattagtGGTGATGAATACTAATTACTAGTGGTAAGGAATACTAATTACTAATTCAGATGAATACTAATTGTTAGTGGAGAGGAACATTAATTATTAGTGGTGATGTATACTAAATACTAGTGGTGAAGAATAATAATTGCTAGGGGTGATAAATACTAATTACTAGTGGTGGTGAATAGTAATTACTAATGGAGAAGAATACTAATTATTAGTGGTGatgaatactaattattaatGGTGATGAATATTAGTTACTAGTGGTGACGAATATTAATTACTAGTGGTGATGAATACTAATTACTAGTGGAGAGGAATACTTGTTATTAGTGGTGATGAATACTAATTACTAGTGGAGAGGAATACTAATTACTAGTGGTGACGAATACTAATTATTAGTGGTGATGAATACTAGTTACTAGTGGTGACGAATATTAATTACTAGAGGTGATGAGTACTAATTACTAGTGGTGACGAATATTAATTACTGGTGGTGATGAATACTAATTACTAGTGGAGAGGAATACTAATTGCTAGTGGAGAGGAATACTAATTACTAGTGGTGAAGAATACTAATTACTAGTGGTGATGAATTCTATTTCGTAGTGGCGATGAATACTAATTACTAGTGGTGATGAATACTATTACTAATGGAGAGAATACTATTTACTAGTGGTGACGAATACTAATTATTAGTGGTGATGAATACTAGTTACTAGAGGTGACGAATATTAATTACTAGGGGTGATGAATACTAATTACTAGTGGAGagtaatacaaatttttagtGGTGATGAATACTAATTGCTAGTGGAGAGGAATAATAATTACTAGTtgtgaagaataataattattagtggAGAGGAATACTAATTGCTAGTGGAGAGGAATACTAATTACTAGTGGTGAAGAATACTAATTATGAATGGTGATGCATATTAGTTACTAGTGGTGACGAATATTAATTACTAGTGGTGATGAATACTAATTACTAGTGGAGAGGAATACTTATTATTAGTGGTGATGAATACTAATTACTAGTGGAGAGGAATGCTACTTACTAGTGGTGAGGAATACTAATTATTTGCGGTGATGGATACTAATTACTAGTGGAGAGGAATACTAATTACTAGTGGTGAAGAATACTAATTAGTAGTGGTGATGAATTCTATTTCGTAGTGGCGATGAATACTAATTACTAGAGGTGATGAATACTAATTATTAGTGGTGATGAATACTAATTACTATTGGTGACGAATACTAATTATTAGTGGTGATGAATACTAGTTACTAGAGGTGACGAATATTAATTACTAGGGGTGATGAATACTAGTTACTAGAGGTGACGAATATTAATTACTAGGGGTGATGAATACTAATTACTAGTGGAGagtaatacaaatttttagtGGTGATGAATACTAATTGCTAGTGGAGAGGAATAATAATTACTAGTTGTGAAGAATACTAATTATTAGTGGAGAGGAATACTAATTGCTAGTGGAGAGGAATACTAATTACTAGTTGTGAAGAATACTAATTATTAGTGGAGAGGAATACTAATTGCTAGTGGAGAGGAATACTAATTACTAGTTGTGAAGAATACTAATTATTAGTGGAGAGGAATACGAATTGCTAGTGTAGAGGAATACTAATTACTAGTGGTGAAGAATACTAATTACTAGTAGTGATGAATTCTATTTACTAGTGGTGATGAATACTAATACTAATGGAGATAAATACTAATTACTAGTGGTGACGAATTCTATTTACTACTGGTGAGGAATGCTAATTACTAGTGGTGATGAATTCTATGTACTAGTGGTGAGAAATACTAATTACTAGTGATGAATACTAATTTCTAGTGATGAATACTAATTACTAGTGGTGACGAATATTAATTACTGGTGGTGATGAATACTAATTACTAGTGGGTATGAATACTAATTACTAGTGACGTGGATTACTAATTGCTAGTAATGAAAAAACGCTCATATACCCAATGACATTAGATACGTTCATTTATGACTTCAACTGAGCTAAATTTTCGTATCAGTCGGTcattaaaatggcattttaatatacattctctaggtagattctgtaaaaattttagattccagccaaaaaatctttattttgtaacCATCATttaccaatgccatgcaagcAAGATATTAGCAACCTTACCAAAGGTCAAAAAAATTTCGGCTAGACCACTCCCATTTGGTATTTTAgcaattttctgatttatttagaaatattaaaatacacgATTATGCATTACTTTTTATATCTAGTACAATGAGCCTTCAAAcaaggaataaattaatttttattctagaaaaccGAAATCCATCAATCCCTTCATTGCAGATGCACATACAGTTAGCTTAATATGCATACATTTCTTTCACTAACATATAAGGTTAGCAGCTGTCTGAAATCCTTCTTTTCCGATATAATACTTTAACAAAGGGCTTTTGTCATGCAGTGAGAAATCcgaatggtataaaaattttataaaaccagGTGGGAATTTTGAGATAAGATTTGCATTCAGACTATTTTTCACGAAATCTTCAAAAGAGTGGAAGTGATTGAACATTATTTGATACAAAAACAGTTTCTGCTAAAACCAagcatgttttctttaaataagagtACGGAATCATTCAGCACTGAAGTCTTATTTGCACTACAgaagttataatttattcaatatcttaaagaattattcgattaaaatatatctaattcttCATAAGATTCaggtttcaattttaaattgaaaaggatttaaatgatggcagtaagaatatattgttacgaatctgtgaggcggcttcccagcatagtcggttccataggaggtcccagagcttggcgacaaacttggagacCATCTGGCGACTtggtgatgaatttggcgactttggcgccaaaatagattatacccgaaacatcgagaattttcccgatccgtcgagtaggaacggagatacgcctcgaacgttcctgattggttgagaggcgtctagccccacctcctgagacctataaaaggaagcacacGCAGATGCGgaccagtggtgagtcgagtggtgaaccagtggtgaattgagtagtcggaagcgacagagaagagtggtcgtggaccagtggagtcgtcgtagttgtgaaccgacggttaattgagtcgtggaccagtggagtcgaagaggaAGCGACGGTAAAggactcgtcttccagggactagcggagcagcgacgtagagctgctgtgtatactatagtatgctgcacgtctcggctgaagataatcgtcttgtgtgctgtatatagttgtcgtctttgtgttgtcctgtgtgtcttcatgtgaataaacgccgttgttttattttctactgccgcctggtgattgagcgttctccacaccatataacctccactatccaaacgaaccccggaaatttcgcaacaatattattttgcttCAGTTTATAATTATACtccaaaaaattatgaaatcaaaaatgttaTACAGTGGGTTCGAAGGattcatattttgtgaaatattttagatagtCAAACGTTTGAATAAAGcagtttctatcttttttttttatcaaatctgaCGGAATCATGAAGTTtcgaatattacaattttagagcAATCAATATTCCCATAATCCTTGGCCAATCAATCTTAGTCCAACTCGGGGCGCTGATTGGTGAATCTCCTTTGAAACAGTAGATGGAGTGGACTAAAACCCATTGCCAGTTGcccattttgacattttttaaaatttcacgatatattatgtaagatttttttttttatttgtctcagaaattacaaatatattaaacagaaacctCCTTCCTTAGTTTtgaatagcagaaaaaaaaatcatcgatcAGATAGttgaaaaaacaatgaaacttctgtgcaacaatgtaatctgtttttgaaaatgaggcaaataaataaataaattttaaattgctaaatttatcaaacatttagGCGATAGTTAAATTGGCaccatcaaaatataattttttagattttaaaatagtgtaaaatttttatttttccaataatggtttaaaatttatagCATGAAAAAGCGgaaatgttttactttaatttttaattaattaaatttcgaattaatatttcaaaagaaatcgcCCAGAGCTTTTTGGACTGtttctgtaataataaatatccaatttaaaattgttgtttaatttattcatgctagaaaattttatgaattcacaACATTAGAAATGACttgatatactatttaaaattttttttagaattttaatcagtTATTAAGAGAATGAATATTCTCTTTCTTAcatcaacaattattttattaatagatatttccGGCTAATAATTACTCATTGTAACTCAAATACTAAATTATAATTCGGTTAAACGCTAAATGTTTTATTCTAGAGCAGAGTGCTGAAATTCGTCTGTTTCAGATTATTCGTCAACAATAAAATCTGTAGAAATTACTCAGTTATTTAAGTGACTTATAATTACTCACTGTAACTCAAATTCTAAGTTATAATTCGGTTAAgctccaatttttttattctagacTAGAGCGCCGAAATTTGTCTGTCTCTCATTATTCATCAGcaataaaatatgtagaaatattcCACTATCAGATATTATTACAGCcgcataataaaatattccataattttattatGCAGTTATTTCCGGTCACTCATAATTACTCACAGTTCGGATGAGCACACAAAAGATTTGGTCTTAGAAATTTGTCTGTTTCTGAATATCCATCAACAGTAAAATCTGTAGAAATTACTCAGTTATTTCCAGTGACTCACAATTACTCACTGTAACTCTAATTCTAAGTTATAATTTGGTTAAACGCTAAATGTTTTATTCTAGAGCAGAGTGCTGAAATTCGTCTGTTTCAGATTATTCGTCAACAATAAAATCTGTAGAAATTACTCAGTTATTTAAGTGACTTATAATTACTCACTGTAACTCAAATTCTAAGTTATAATTCGGTTAAgctccaatttttttattctagacTAGAGCGCCGAAATTTGTCTGTCTCTCATTATTCATCAGcaataaaatatgtagaaatattcCACTATCAGATATTATTACAGCcgcataataaaatattccattattttattatgcaGTTATTTCCGGTCACTCATAATTACTCACAGTTCGGATGAGCACACAAAAGATTTGGTCTTAGAAATTTGTCTGTTTCTGAATATCCATCAACAGTAAAATCTGTAGAAATTACTCAGTTATTTCCAGTGACTCACAATTACTCACTGTAACTCTAATTCTAAGTTATAATTTGGTTAAACGCTAAATGTTTTATTCTAGAGCAGAGTGCTGAAATTCGTCTGTTTCAGATTATTCGTCAACAATAAAATCTGTAGAAATTACTCAGTTATTTAAGTGACTTATAATTACTCACTGTAACTCAAATTCTAAGTTATAATTCGGTTAAgctccaatttttttattctagacTAGAGCGCCGAAATTTGTCTGTCTCTCATTATTCATCAGcaataaaatatgtagaaatattcCACTATCAGATATTATTACAGCcgcataataaaatattccattatt
The window above is part of the Argiope bruennichi chromosome 7, qqArgBrue1.1, whole genome shotgun sequence genome. Proteins encoded here:
- the LOC129976591 gene encoding uncharacterized protein LOC129976591 encodes the protein MFTMYFLAIFLALFHVSAGILSLDANLGLLGKGSSKKSEALPRCRPIDGPIFSRNPAVAIFIRVFIGEVINSKLLLSLFDLSSSTPEEYSDFLYKYNLDLYTRQGYKEADAIAEFSTRAIRQYFDVLSVALVVRVKASTVANFLFVEGLLTTRTAERLALKYADIIKKSAKTKMTADDTSKFQIIADTFFEFILSVDINARITSPIATYYYGNAWFFYAVHRELIGIL